A stretch of the Gemmatimonadota bacterium genome encodes the following:
- the trpB gene encoding tryptophan synthase subunit beta yields MTTETAGGDRFGAFGGRYVPETLIPALDELEAAFAAAWADPSFHWELDSALRHYVGRPSPLSDAPRLSALVGAPVWLKREDLNHTGAHKINNALAQAILAKRMGKQRIIAETGAGQHGVATATVCARLGLSCVVYMGEEDMRRQSLNVFRMKLLGATVVPVTTGTRTLKDATSEAIREWVTTCDHSHYIIGSVVGPAPYPRMVRDFQAVIGREAREQMLERAGRLPKSVVACVGGGSNAMGIFHAFVPDAGVELVGVEAAGHGLDSDQHSASLTKGRPGVLHGALSYLLQDAQGQVHPAHSISAGLDYPGVGPEHAFMKDSGRATYVSVTDDAALDAFGRFSQLEGIIPALETAHAAAWIMANAGRWAADEPVLLCVSGRGDKDVAQVAEMGILTA; encoded by the coding sequence GTGACGACGGAGACCGCTGGCGGCGATCGATTTGGCGCATTTGGTGGGCGCTATGTACCCGAGACCCTCATTCCGGCACTCGACGAGCTCGAGGCGGCATTCGCCGCAGCGTGGGCCGATCCGTCGTTCCATTGGGAACTCGACTCGGCGCTCCGGCACTATGTGGGCCGTCCGTCGCCGCTGTCGGATGCGCCGCGCCTGTCGGCGTTGGTTGGCGCCCCTGTTTGGTTGAAGCGCGAAGACCTTAATCACACGGGAGCGCACAAAATCAACAATGCGCTGGCGCAGGCGATCCTCGCCAAGCGAATGGGAAAGCAGCGCATCATCGCCGAAACGGGGGCCGGGCAGCACGGCGTCGCCACGGCCACGGTCTGCGCGCGGCTCGGGCTCTCGTGCGTGGTGTACATGGGCGAAGAAGACATGCGTCGTCAGAGCCTCAATGTGTTCCGGATGAAGCTGCTGGGTGCCACGGTGGTGCCGGTCACCACGGGCACTCGCACGCTCAAGGACGCCACGAGCGAAGCCATCCGCGAATGGGTGACCACCTGCGATCACTCGCACTACATCATTGGGTCCGTGGTTGGCCCCGCACCGTATCCGCGCATGGTGCGCGACTTTCAGGCGGTGATTGGGCGCGAGGCGCGCGAGCAGATGCTCGAGCGGGCGGGGAGGCTTCCCAAGAGTGTCGTCGCGTGCGTGGGCGGTGGCTCGAACGCGATGGGGATCTTTCACGCCTTCGTTCCGGATGCTGGGGTTGAGCTGGTTGGGGTGGAGGCGGCCGGTCACGGTCTCGATTCCGACCAACATTCGGCCTCCCTCACCAAAGGGCGCCCGGGAGTGCTCCACGGCGCGCTGAGCTACCTGCTGCAGGATGCGCAGGGGCAGGTCCATCCCGCGCACTCCATCTCCGCTGGGCTGGATTACCCCGGCGTGGGGCCTGAGCATGCCTTTATGAAGGATTCCGGGCGGGCCACGTACGTATCGGTCACAGATGATGCCGCCCTCGACGCCTTTGGCCGGTTCAGTCAGCTCGAGGGAATCATCCCCGCGCTGGAGACGGCCCACGCGGCGGCCTGGATCATGGCCAACGCCGGGCGGTGGGCGGCCGACGAGCCGGTGCTCCTCTGCGTGAGCGGAAGAGGGGACAAAGATGTGGCGCAGGTCGCGGAAATGGGTATCTTGACTGCGTGA
- the trpA gene encoding tryptophan synthase subunit alpha produces the protein MITQRFDALRAAGRRALVCYATAGHPDRARSIALLQGMADAGADVLEVGVPFSDPVADGPIIQRSSQLALAGGMTLDGALSLIADAKLSIPVVLFSYLNPLMSAGADVLQRARDAGAHGVLVTDLPVGSDAEREAWFGAGPLDFVRLVAPTTPASRMAEIARHGKGFVYLISRLGVTGVRDSMPDSLPATVAQLRAVCSLPICVGFGVSTPAHARTVGAVADGVIVGSAIVQAAERSVDDAVALVRSLRLALDEGPAR, from the coding sequence ATGATCACTCAACGGTTCGACGCGCTCCGCGCCGCTGGGCGCCGTGCGCTCGTCTGTTACGCCACCGCTGGCCATCCTGACCGCGCGCGCAGCATCGCGCTGCTGCAGGGGATGGCCGATGCCGGCGCCGACGTGCTCGAGGTTGGCGTTCCCTTTTCAGATCCCGTGGCGGATGGCCCGATCATTCAGCGGAGCTCGCAACTGGCGCTCGCCGGTGGGATGACGCTCGATGGGGCGCTCTCGCTCATTGCGGACGCCAAGCTCTCCATTCCCGTGGTGCTGTTCTCGTATCTCAATCCGCTCATGTCCGCCGGTGCCGACGTGCTGCAGCGCGCACGCGACGCTGGTGCGCACGGGGTACTGGTGACTGATTTGCCCGTCGGCTCCGATGCGGAGCGCGAGGCGTGGTTCGGCGCGGGGCCGCTCGATTTCGTTCGGCTGGTGGCTCCCACTACGCCGGCGAGTCGGATGGCGGAGATCGCGCGCCACGGCAAAGGGTTTGTGTACCTGATTAGCCGGCTTGGTGTGACGGGGGTGCGGGATTCGATGCCCGATTCGCTTCCCGCCACGGTGGCACAGTTGCGCGCCGTGTGCTCGCTCCCCATTTGCGTCGGCTTCGGTGTGTCCACTCCAGCGCATGCGCGCACGGTGGGCGCGGTGGCCGACGGTGTGATTGTTGGCAGTGCGATCGTGCAGGCCGCGGAGCGCAGTGTGGATGATGCCGTGGCGTTGGTGCGCTCCCTGCGGCTCGCGCTCGACGAAGGGCCGGCGAGGTGA
- a CDS encoding HEAT repeat domain-containing protein translates to MTPPRATVSSFDTEKPEPPFAPALVEEMLRQMDKTVRAHQLYLHNNPTYLKAVENLRASFAPIWAETDSIALQVSDTQLIWCGCVVREEQEKASDSLPWTFFKDGVRELTLSTGFEGAELEWLLDIIPKVRKAQDQDDDLLTLLWEQEFAHLTYRYVDVSNESGLPLDSNASEGRWPVTPGEEVEDLSQAISEARSEVEDDAQQGGTPAQGSQTVVKDSPKPAGIVRMEDFDSTLYFLDAGEVEYLREEAKREYAADHRATVLNALLDIFELQTAPLVRQEVSQNIETLTLHLLAGRRFQNVAQLLREVDVVLERARDLPLDIRQRFAQLPDRLSHPDALSQLLEAMDEAATLPAAEELDGLFLQLRPMALATVFAWIGQSTNAKLKPLLQRAAERLAVSNTGELTKLILHDSPAVALEAIRRSGALKTAAAVPPLAKVLADGDRELRLAAVAALVEIGTAGAVQGLEKSLDDTDRDVRLGAIKALTAKAYRPALTRVTAMVKSKEVREEADRTERVAVFELFGVLCGDGGVPFLDEILNPKTGLFSRKEDPELRACAALALGRIGTPKAQQALQKSVGEKDIVVRTAVNRGMKGGAA, encoded by the coding sequence GTGACCCCTCCCCGCGCGACAGTGTCCAGCTTTGATACGGAGAAACCGGAGCCGCCATTCGCTCCGGCCCTTGTCGAAGAAATGCTCCGTCAGATGGACAAGACGGTGCGCGCGCATCAGTTGTACCTGCATAACAATCCGACGTACCTCAAGGCCGTCGAGAATCTACGGGCGTCGTTTGCCCCGATTTGGGCCGAGACCGATAGCATTGCGCTGCAGGTGAGTGACACGCAGCTCATTTGGTGCGGCTGCGTGGTGCGCGAAGAACAGGAAAAGGCATCCGACTCACTGCCGTGGACTTTCTTTAAAGACGGTGTGCGCGAGCTGACGCTCTCCACCGGTTTCGAAGGCGCAGAGCTCGAATGGCTGCTCGATATCATCCCGAAAGTGCGCAAGGCGCAAGATCAGGATGATGATCTGCTCACGCTCCTCTGGGAGCAGGAGTTCGCCCATCTCACGTACCGCTACGTGGATGTGTCGAACGAGTCCGGCTTGCCGCTCGACTCCAACGCGTCTGAGGGCCGGTGGCCCGTCACGCCGGGCGAGGAAGTTGAAGACCTGAGCCAGGCGATCTCCGAAGCGCGCTCGGAAGTTGAAGACGATGCGCAACAGGGTGGGACGCCGGCGCAGGGGAGCCAGACGGTCGTCAAGGACTCGCCCAAGCCTGCTGGCATTGTGCGGATGGAAGATTTCGATTCCACCCTCTATTTCCTCGACGCGGGCGAAGTGGAGTATTTGCGCGAGGAGGCAAAACGCGAGTACGCCGCGGATCATCGCGCGACCGTGTTGAATGCCTTGCTCGACATCTTTGAGTTGCAGACGGCGCCGCTCGTACGGCAGGAGGTGTCGCAGAACATCGAGACCCTCACGCTCCACTTGCTTGCCGGGCGCCGCTTTCAGAATGTCGCGCAGTTGCTCCGCGAAGTGGATGTGGTGCTCGAGCGCGCGCGTGATTTGCCACTCGACATCCGGCAGCGGTTCGCGCAGCTGCCGGACCGGCTCAGTCATCCGGATGCCCTGTCGCAACTCCTCGAAGCCATGGACGAGGCGGCGACGCTTCCAGCCGCGGAGGAGCTCGATGGGTTGTTCCTTCAGTTGCGTCCGATGGCGCTGGCGACCGTCTTTGCGTGGATCGGTCAGAGCACCAACGCCAAGCTCAAGCCGCTGCTGCAGCGCGCGGCGGAGCGATTGGCGGTGTCGAACACGGGTGAACTCACCAAGCTGATTCTGCACGACTCGCCAGCAGTTGCGCTCGAGGCCATTCGGCGCTCGGGCGCGCTCAAAACGGCGGCCGCGGTACCGCCCCTCGCGAAAGTGCTCGCCGACGGCGATCGCGAACTCCGTCTTGCCGCCGTGGCGGCGTTGGTGGAAATCGGGACGGCGGGTGCGGTGCAGGGGCTCGAGAAATCGCTCGACGACACCGATCGTGATGTTCGGCTCGGCGCCATCAAAGCGCTCACGGCCAAGGCCTATCGCCCGGCACTGACGCGCGTGACGGCGATGGTGAAGTCCAAGGAAGTGCGAGAGGAGGCCGATCGTACCGAGCGCGTGGCGGTGTTCGAATTGTTTGGCGTCCTGTGCGGCGATGGCGGCGTTCCGTTTTTGGATGAAATCTTGAATCCCAAGACGGGGCTCTTCTCGCGCAAGGAGGACCCAGAACTTCGCGCCTGCGCCGCATTGGCGCTCGGGCGCATCGGGACACCGAAGGCGCAACAAGCCCTTCAGAAATCCGTGGGCGAAAAGGACATTGTGGTGCGCACCGCCGTGAACCGCGGCATGAAAGGAGGTGCGGCGTGA
- the rlmN gene encoding 23S rRNA (adenine(2503)-C(2))-methyltransferase RlmN — protein sequence MTTPVNLLDLTPAAAEQTLRAFAESCGVGAYRGSQAARHLWQAPVAGFADMTVLPADFRAQLAEHFSLPRPELVAQQVSTDGTRKFLFRMHDGQTVETVAIPDDERMTFCISSQAGCPLQCAFCATGAMGFARNLTPSEIAGQVRELALLDPPLRATNIVFMGMGEPLMNWPAVDVVLTTLNHPNGMGIGARHITISTVGWLPGIQALARRPEQFRLAISVHAPTDELRATLMPVNTKFPLDEVIAAAGDFDRRVTFEYVMLGGVNDQPEHARQLAALAKRCKAFVNLIPLHPGGTMGFVPTSRDDIGTFARMMRKAGVEVAVRKSRGLDIAAACGQLRVERLARQRPALANENREVEIP from the coding sequence ATGACCACGCCCGTGAATCTGCTCGATCTCACGCCGGCGGCGGCGGAGCAGACGCTCCGTGCATTTGCCGAGTCGTGCGGCGTCGGTGCCTACCGCGGCAGTCAGGCGGCACGCCATCTATGGCAAGCGCCGGTCGCGGGGTTCGCGGACATGACGGTGTTACCGGCGGACTTTCGCGCGCAGCTTGCCGAACATTTTTCGCTTCCCCGCCCTGAGTTGGTGGCGCAACAGGTATCTACCGACGGCACGCGCAAGTTTCTCTTCCGGATGCATGATGGGCAGACGGTCGAGACCGTGGCGATTCCTGACGACGAACGGATGACCTTTTGCATCTCGTCGCAGGCGGGGTGTCCGTTGCAATGTGCGTTTTGCGCCACCGGCGCGATGGGCTTTGCGCGGAACCTCACGCCATCGGAAATCGCTGGGCAGGTGCGCGAACTCGCGCTGCTGGATCCGCCGCTCCGTGCTACGAACATCGTGTTTATGGGAATGGGCGAGCCGCTGATGAACTGGCCCGCGGTAGACGTCGTGCTCACCACGCTCAACCATCCCAATGGCATGGGGATTGGCGCGCGGCATATCACGATTTCGACCGTTGGTTGGTTGCCGGGCATTCAAGCGCTCGCGCGTCGCCCTGAGCAGTTCCGGCTCGCCATTTCGGTGCACGCGCCCACGGATGAGTTGCGCGCCACGCTCATGCCGGTGAACACCAAGTTTCCGCTCGACGAGGTCATTGCGGCGGCGGGAGACTTCGACCGGCGCGTGACCTTCGAGTACGTGATGCTCGGCGGCGTCAACGACCAGCCCGAGCATGCACGTCAACTCGCGGCGTTGGCGAAGCGGTGCAAGGCGTTTGTGAATCTCATTCCGCTTCACCCCGGCGGCACGATGGGGTTTGTCCCCACCTCACGCGACGACATTGGAACCTTCGCGCGGATGATGCGCAAAGCCGGCGTGGAAGTCGCGGTGCGGAAGAGTCGCGGCCTCGACATCGCGGCCGCTTGCGGGCAGCTACGGGTGGAACGGCTCGCTCGGCAACGCCCAGCGCTTGCCAATGAGAATCGTGAGGTCGAGATACCGTGA
- a CDS encoding LytR C-terminal domain-containing protein — translation MELDSLAAPPRRPRRIGRWILISLLVAGAGYYGWRRSAHTALADGAAAEPKRSLPVRRVVPESVRVRVEVLNATDTRGLARQAMFALRDAGFDVVSFGTTSERQDSTLVLDRSGHPEWAALAVKALGEARAESRPDSSRYLDLTILIGKRWALPSEPFHP, via the coding sequence GTGGAACTCGATTCGTTAGCCGCTCCGCCACGGCGTCCGCGTCGCATCGGCCGCTGGATCCTGATCTCGCTGCTGGTAGCCGGGGCGGGGTACTATGGCTGGCGCCGAAGTGCGCACACCGCGCTAGCGGACGGTGCCGCCGCCGAGCCAAAGCGGTCGCTTCCGGTGCGACGGGTGGTGCCCGAGAGCGTGCGGGTTCGAGTGGAGGTCCTCAACGCCACCGACACGCGTGGCCTCGCGCGTCAGGCGATGTTTGCGTTGCGTGACGCAGGCTTTGACGTCGTGTCCTTTGGTACGACCTCTGAGCGCCAGGACTCGACGCTCGTCCTCGACCGAAGCGGACATCCCGAGTGGGCGGCGCTCGCGGTCAAAGCCTTGGGGGAGGCGCGAGCGGAGTCGCGCCCCGACAGCTCACGGTATCTCGACCTCACGATTCTCATTGGCAAGCGCTGGGCGTTGCCGAGCGAGCCGTTCCACCCGTAG
- a CDS encoding HD-GYP domain-containing protein gives MNRPSARLSSALSALPDKGGEGYVRAVGRSLILALYGALRSTRMYPVDNPVVQSALDDLTGIAEELRASEGEMEFRVSGEFIFVNGTRLRLDLDNYTTFSYLLSQFRGSGVGVLRINSRPAARDWTVLLAFLLKPQGEAPADRFEQLQQRLESTGITVFEIAPPVESEDDEKHRAEFKDAAKRTYSQSVSATKEVMNSVRMGQSPNLKKVKRVVQGIVDQILGDETSLIGLTTIRDYDDYTFTHSVNVCIFAVALGRRLGLTRLQLYDLGLAALFHDIGKSRVPLEVTNKPDLLTDEEWQLIASHPWMGVLALFQVKEQNEFPYRAMAVAYEHHMKRDVTGYPRSLRTKAIGFYSKIVAVADGFDAATTRRSYQTEPMNPASVLAEMRDNARRGMEPVIVKAFVNLLGIYPVGTFVVLDTFELAIVHSNNSNPDQVSRPMALIVSDDLGNVRYPGDLVDLAEQDEAGNFRRTIIKTANPDKYGVRVGDYFL, from the coding sequence GTGAACCGTCCGTCCGCTCGCCTCTCCTCCGCGCTCTCGGCGCTTCCCGACAAAGGCGGGGAAGGCTATGTGCGCGCCGTGGGGCGCTCGCTCATTCTCGCGTTGTATGGCGCGTTGCGGAGTACGCGCATGTATCCGGTCGATAACCCGGTTGTGCAGAGCGCGCTCGACGACCTCACGGGGATCGCGGAAGAACTGCGGGCCTCCGAAGGAGAGATGGAGTTCCGCGTGTCTGGCGAGTTCATTTTCGTCAACGGCACGCGCCTCCGCCTCGACCTCGATAACTACACGACCTTTAGCTATTTGCTTTCGCAGTTTCGCGGCAGTGGCGTCGGTGTCTTGCGCATCAATAGCCGTCCGGCCGCGCGTGATTGGACGGTGTTGCTCGCGTTCCTGCTCAAGCCGCAGGGCGAGGCGCCGGCGGACCGGTTTGAGCAGTTGCAGCAGCGGTTGGAATCCACGGGCATCACGGTGTTTGAGATTGCGCCGCCCGTGGAGTCCGAAGACGATGAAAAACATCGCGCCGAGTTCAAGGACGCGGCCAAGCGGACCTACTCGCAGTCGGTGTCCGCGACCAAGGAAGTGATGAACTCGGTTCGGATGGGGCAGAGTCCGAACCTCAAAAAGGTGAAGCGTGTGGTGCAGGGAATCGTCGATCAGATCCTCGGCGACGAAACATCGTTGATCGGCCTCACCACCATTCGCGATTACGATGATTACACGTTCACACACTCGGTGAATGTGTGCATTTTTGCCGTGGCCCTTGGGCGCCGACTGGGCCTCACGCGCCTGCAGCTCTACGATCTTGGCCTGGCCGCGCTGTTTCATGACATCGGCAAGTCTCGCGTGCCGCTTGAGGTCACCAATAAGCCGGACCTCCTCACGGACGAGGAGTGGCAGCTCATTGCGTCGCATCCGTGGATGGGCGTGCTCGCGCTCTTTCAGGTGAAGGAGCAAAACGAGTTCCCGTATCGCGCGATGGCGGTGGCGTACGAGCACCATATGAAGCGTGATGTCACCGGCTACCCGCGTTCTTTGCGTACCAAGGCGATTGGCTTCTATAGCAAGATCGTCGCGGTGGCCGACGGCTTTGATGCCGCGACCACGCGCCGATCGTATCAAACAGAGCCGATGAACCCCGCCTCGGTGCTCGCCGAAATGCGCGATAACGCGCGTCGCGGCATGGAGCCGGTGATCGTCAAGGCGTTCGTCAATCTCCTCGGCATTTACCCCGTGGGGACGTTCGTTGTGCTCGACACGTTTGAACTGGCGATCGTGCACTCGAACAACTCCAACCCCGATCAGGTCTCGCGCCCGATGGCGCTCATTGTCAGTGACGACCTCGGCAATGTGCGGTACCCTGGCGATCTCGTGGACCTCGCGGAGCAAGATGAGGCGGGCAACTTCCGCCGCACGATCATCAAGACGGCGAACCCTGATAAGTACGGCGTTCGCGTCGGCGACTACTTTCTCTAA
- a CDS encoding methyl-accepting chemotaxis protein: protein MIERLLVLQARLVPIAGTIVLLVAAWIDTSWASHLVPFAALIIVSGELRRSQLPVTKYGALNLLMIVAVGGSLVVGPSTAAFALFVGLLLSDWLLLHKLFETAWINAGRETLALFVSYGFFAWIAHSLGLPEGASAGADFIPAMVLYLLMHFLVSRGLLYFTLVLRGKLLPEERNLILRYEVLTYGAGATVVAVLVTALQILGWMGTAIVAMVMLFAGLLLRRIIEESIAAEELNTILAMEQVVASDRGLAEAIRRIEALAHRLVDWTSLRISRVVDGRVLVAYRGGVGLLDVPEPAAHDGERLRALAVEAAAPVIVSDATRDSRVERPRPEARSALAVPLRFGERTVGILELEHHKPAAYGAKEAMLVRRFANQLATTLHIYDLRGPLLDTVSRLQVELETLTESAQTLRIGGEYVAETVSGISRGIAEESQQVRSSLEMSQQMLEATGRVVTDARDASEASRSATDTASRSEAQIGTAIERLVGAKNFVGESARQIGALTSTTTRITEFIAVISQIADQTNLLALNAAIEAARAGAEGRGFAVVAEEVRALAEESRRASDEAADLLTHFGKQMRLVGEQMAHGELLVADVEQLSAGSSSALKGIVSGTEHSAARAQRIVVTAEDQQREFAVLLDRVARVSEISDRNRVGAEQVNASAAEQASALRELAGAIRGLREVVTNLNDLAQRITTVV, encoded by the coding sequence GTGATCGAGCGGTTGCTCGTCCTGCAGGCGCGATTGGTGCCGATTGCCGGCACGATCGTGCTCTTAGTGGCTGCCTGGATCGATACCTCGTGGGCGTCGCATCTGGTGCCGTTCGCGGCGCTCATCATCGTGTCGGGGGAACTGCGGCGCAGTCAACTGCCGGTCACCAAGTACGGCGCGCTCAACTTATTGATGATCGTGGCCGTGGGCGGATCGCTGGTGGTCGGACCGTCCACCGCGGCGTTTGCGCTCTTTGTCGGGCTATTGCTCTCCGACTGGTTGCTGCTCCACAAGCTATTTGAGACGGCGTGGATCAATGCGGGGCGCGAGACGCTCGCACTCTTCGTCTCGTATGGATTCTTCGCGTGGATCGCGCATTCGCTCGGCTTACCCGAGGGAGCCTCCGCCGGCGCGGATTTCATTCCGGCGATGGTGCTCTACCTGCTCATGCATTTCTTGGTGAGTCGTGGCCTCCTCTACTTTACTCTCGTGTTGCGCGGCAAGCTGCTGCCCGAAGAGCGCAACCTCATTCTCCGTTATGAGGTGCTGACCTACGGTGCCGGCGCCACCGTGGTTGCCGTCCTCGTGACGGCGCTCCAAATCCTCGGCTGGATGGGAACCGCCATCGTTGCGATGGTAATGCTGTTCGCGGGACTGTTACTCCGACGCATCATTGAAGAGTCGATTGCTGCGGAAGAACTGAATACGATTCTCGCCATGGAGCAGGTGGTCGCCAGCGATCGAGGGCTTGCCGAAGCCATCCGGCGTATTGAAGCACTCGCGCACCGGCTGGTGGACTGGACCTCGCTGCGCATTAGTCGTGTGGTGGATGGGCGTGTGCTCGTGGCGTACCGCGGCGGCGTGGGTTTGCTCGACGTGCCAGAGCCGGCCGCGCATGACGGCGAGCGACTGCGGGCACTCGCCGTAGAGGCGGCCGCGCCGGTCATTGTGTCGGATGCGACGCGTGATTCGCGCGTGGAGCGGCCGAGGCCGGAGGCGAGATCCGCGTTGGCCGTGCCACTTCGGTTCGGCGAGCGAACGGTGGGCATTCTGGAACTCGAGCACCACAAGCCGGCTGCCTATGGCGCAAAGGAAGCGATGCTGGTGCGGCGCTTTGCCAATCAGTTGGCGACCACCCTGCATATCTACGATCTGCGCGGGCCGCTGCTCGACACAGTCTCCCGTTTGCAGGTCGAGCTGGAGACGCTCACAGAATCCGCGCAGACGTTGCGGATTGGCGGTGAGTACGTGGCGGAGACAGTCTCCGGGATTTCGCGCGGCATTGCAGAAGAGTCGCAGCAGGTGCGCTCCAGTCTTGAGATGTCGCAGCAAATGCTTGAGGCCACGGGGCGCGTGGTGACCGATGCGCGGGATGCGTCGGAAGCGAGTCGTAGCGCCACCGACACCGCGTCGCGTAGCGAGGCGCAGATTGGCACCGCTATTGAACGACTGGTAGGCGCCAAGAACTTTGTGGGAGAGAGTGCGCGGCAGATTGGCGCGCTCACCTCGACCACCACGCGCATTACGGAGTTCATTGCGGTGATCTCGCAGATCGCGGATCAAACCAACCTGCTCGCCCTCAACGCGGCCATCGAGGCCGCCCGCGCAGGGGCCGAAGGACGCGGCTTTGCCGTGGTCGCCGAAGAAGTGCGCGCGCTCGCTGAGGAGAGCCGGCGAGCCAGCGATGAGGCCGCCGATTTGCTGACGCACTTCGGTAAACAGATGCGCTTGGTAGGCGAGCAGATGGCCCATGGCGAACTGCTCGTGGCGGACGTCGAACAGCTCTCTGCCGGCTCGAGCAGCGCACTCAAGGGCATCGTGTCGGGCACTGAGCACAGCGCGGCCCGCGCGCAGCGCATTGTCGTTACCGCCGAAGACCAGCAGCGGGAGTTCGCCGTGTTATTGGATCGCGTCGCCCGCGTATCTGAGATTTCTGACCGCAATCGTGTGGGAGCCGAACAGGTCAATGCGTCGGCCGCGGAGCAGGCGAGTGCGCTGCGCGAACTGGCGGGCGCGATTCGCGGTCTCCGTGAAGTGGTCACGAATCTCAATGATCTCGCGCAGCGCATTACCACGGTTGTCTGA
- a CDS encoding phosphoribosylanthranilate isomerase, with amino-acid sequence MADVKVKFCGMTRADDAVAAIALGASYIGTVFAGGPRHLTAERAAELWSGISASVPRVGVFGADAQEHVASTAVAVGLTVVQLHGDPRAADIRRTRARFSGQIWAVARADGSLLPDWTEELFREADAVLLDARVPGSLGGTGVTLEWEALARTLDSVRGSTPVVLAGGLRPENVATAIRLLSPDVVDVSSGVERVPGEKDHSRMRAFMDAVRGSRT; translated from the coding sequence GTGGCTGACGTCAAAGTAAAGTTCTGTGGCATGACGCGCGCCGATGACGCAGTGGCCGCGATAGCGCTGGGCGCGTCCTACATCGGGACGGTCTTTGCGGGTGGCCCTCGCCATCTCACGGCCGAGCGTGCGGCAGAGCTTTGGTCTGGGATCAGTGCGAGCGTCCCGCGCGTTGGTGTCTTTGGTGCGGATGCGCAGGAACATGTGGCCAGCACGGCGGTCGCGGTTGGTCTCACCGTGGTGCAGCTACACGGCGATCCGCGCGCGGCGGATATTCGACGCACGCGCGCTCGGTTTAGTGGACAGATTTGGGCGGTGGCGCGCGCCGACGGCTCGTTGCTCCCCGACTGGACCGAAGAGCTGTTTCGAGAAGCCGATGCGGTGTTGCTCGACGCCCGCGTGCCGGGGAGTCTTGGTGGCACGGGCGTGACGCTGGAGTGGGAAGCGTTGGCGCGCACGCTGGACTCGGTGCGCGGCTCGACACCGGTGGTGCTGGCTGGCGGGCTGCGGCCGGAGAATGTGGCGACGGCCATTCGATTGCTGTCGCCGGATGTGGTGGATGTGTCCTCCGGCGTGGAGCGGGTGCCGGGGGAGAAGGATCACTCGAGAATGCGCGCGTTCATGGACGCGGTGCGTGGGAGCAGGACGTGA
- a CDS encoding PTS sugar transporter subunit IIA: MLSELLTTERVRVPLGSHSKADLLRELTRLAVPDVAPETLDLIVAAVEEREAQVSTAMGGGLAVPHGRTDLVRELRVSAGLVHVVRDYVAPDHAPVEVVFLVLTPLDSSSQHIKVLARIARLMHRPESRAALLASNSAEAFLAVVRQAEAA; encoded by the coding sequence GTGCTCAGCGAGCTGCTCACGACGGAACGCGTCCGCGTTCCGCTCGGCAGCCATTCCAAGGCCGACCTGCTCCGCGAACTGACGCGTCTCGCGGTGCCGGATGTCGCCCCCGAAACCTTGGATTTGATCGTGGCGGCCGTTGAGGAGCGCGAGGCGCAAGTCAGCACCGCCATGGGCGGCGGCTTGGCAGTTCCCCACGGGAGGACTGATCTCGTGCGTGAACTTCGCGTATCCGCGGGGCTGGTGCATGTGGTGCGCGATTATGTGGCGCCGGACCATGCGCCGGTCGAGGTTGTGTTTTTGGTGTTGACCCCGTTGGACTCGAGCAGTCAGCACATCAAAGTGCTCGCGCGCATCGCGCGGCTTATGCATCGGCCGGAGTCGCGCGCGGCATTGCTCGCGTCGAACTCAGCCGAAGCGTTTCTCGCGGTGGTTCGGCAGGCGGAGGCCGCGTGA